A single genomic interval of uncultured Desulfobulbus sp. harbors:
- a CDS encoding desulfoferrodoxin family protein codes for MHDRRDFLKTTALTASVLAVGSVSRAMAAESASYLNIVYTKDNPGKWAAKVGSHAPVITVSGSTVTVETKHPMSAEHFIVRHTLVLADGTTVGAKTFTPSDKPESSYELPAGYTGKITATSFCNQHDFWLSETVV; via the coding sequence ATGCACGATCGCCGTGATTTTCTGAAAACAACCGCTCTCACCGCCTCCGTCCTGGCCGTTGGTTCTGTATCCAGGGCTATGGCCGCGGAAAGCGCCTCCTACCTCAACATCGTCTACACCAAGGACAACCCGGGCAAATGGGCTGCCAAGGTGGGCAGCCATGCCCCTGTCATCACTGTCAGCGGCTCCACGGTTACCGTGGAGACCAAGCACCCCATGTCCGCCGAACACTTTATCGTTCGTCACACCCTGGTCCTGGCCGACGGCACCACCGTCGGTGCAAAAACCTTCACCCCAAGCGATAAGCCGGAGTCCAGCTATGAGCTGCCCGCCGGTTACACCGGCAAAATCACGGCCACCAGCTTCTGCAACCAGCACGATTTCTGGCTGAGCGAAACCGTGGTCTGA
- a CDS encoding metallophosphoesterase family protein → MSKIFAVGDIHGCHHKLVTLLGRLPLNPDEDTLVFLGDYINRGPDSRKVLDALLDLQRRYRHVVFLKGNHEQALLDFELYGDTEDLGLLRAMGIDTTADSYGTSLRRLTDLSCMPSEHQQFLFDLKLFHRAGNFLFTHADFDLSLDPPYFAETAQERLQRRNTEARLLASRRLGQEEDLDPRPGEVVVFGHLPYATPLVRADRIGIDTGAVYGNLLTAVQLPQRIFFHA, encoded by the coding sequence ATGTCCAAGATTTTTGCCGTTGGCGATATCCACGGATGTCACCATAAGCTGGTCACCCTTCTGGGGCGTCTGCCCCTAAACCCCGACGAGGATACACTGGTCTTTCTGGGTGACTATATCAACCGCGGCCCGGATTCACGCAAGGTGCTTGACGCCCTGCTCGACCTGCAGCGCCGGTATCGTCATGTGGTTTTTCTCAAAGGCAACCATGAGCAGGCCCTACTCGATTTTGAGCTCTACGGGGACACCGAGGATCTCGGTCTACTTCGCGCCATGGGCATTGACACGACTGCCGACAGTTATGGAACTTCGCTTCGCCGCCTGACCGATCTCTCCTGCATGCCGTCCGAGCACCAGCAGTTTCTTTTTGATCTCAAGCTTTTCCATAGAGCCGGCAATTTTCTTTTCACCCACGCTGATTTCGACCTGTCCCTGGATCCGCCGTATTTTGCGGAAACAGCACAGGAACGGTTACAGCGCCGCAACACCGAGGCCCGACTCCTGGCAAGTCGCCGACTTGGCCAGGAGGAGGACCTTGATCCCCGGCCGGGAGAGGTGGTGGTGTTTGGCCACCTCCCCTATGCAACCCCCCTGGTCCGCGCCGACCGTATTGGAATCGACACCGGCGCGGTCTACGGCAATCTGCTCACCGCAGTCCAACTCCCTCAGCGAATCTTTTTTCACGCCTGA
- a CDS encoding PEP/pyruvate-binding domain-containing protein has translation MKLFDSLVSRFRRKRQDREQFALNELKARYHAFRIFLENNGKALELIVSLDGQLHRAEPADIRATVDELLGVTSELVDGLNLLAEDRYASLYGLHGRLGQQIHGELRSLGQMSLTRKACFALDQLEPTALLQAGAKAVNLARLKQMGLPVPDGFVCTVRACKNFLHSGQLAEQIRPLLRDVEIGRLQTEEAAERIRTLILATPLPPDITTALFQAYEELAARERPNGHQIGRPLPVSVRSSGAAEDGVEHSFAGQFSSLLNICGQESLLDACRRVIASGFSARAIAYRINAGLAPFDFDLAVLVQVMVPAETAGVLFTVDPSQPENGRMLISAVPGLGTTAVGGEVPADIYRPLRCLGEHGEETSAEELLTQHIAHKTEREVPDAEGGLRKESVPEAEALEPLLDLELLAQLVAVGRTIESMEGMAQDVEWALARGNLRILQARPLRIAASSGQRPQVPTMTEPLCTGFCASSGKAVGQVHLIHSIFELHRLESELSRILDQAPLILALPHSIVDAARFLPHCAGILVDMGNPTDHLACVARECGVPMMTGVQTALSALGEEQWLLVDADNGLVLEAPESARSQALSRHHKRLEENATNRQTATGPPAPVHLSPVRQSLRERIVALNLTDAYGPTFSLAECRSIHDIIRYTHEMAVLTMFSAGDQVIEDAGGLLRPMEIGVPFSFLVIDLGGGIRRRNPKQRRRRLALRRTLGREDVLSVPLAALCDGMTTPGLRWYAPSDIDALPDVFSRTILDNRGVRPVGAFNYALTARDYLNLNARVEFHFVMVDAVCGRDSHANYIRFRFKGGGAGLERSRRRAIFFQHILEHNGFYTTVVGDLVTASLTGADKKRIQEQLVMIGRLFGFSRFLDGMMRTDETPLYLAKAFLGGQYDSLAALEAMEAQEADQA, from the coding sequence ATGAAGCTCTTTGATTCGCTTGTGAGCCGTTTTCGCCGGAAACGTCAGGATCGGGAACAGTTTGCCTTAAACGAACTCAAGGCCCGCTATCACGCCTTTCGCATCTTTCTCGAAAACAACGGCAAGGCCCTGGAACTGATCGTCAGCCTCGATGGGCAGCTGCACCGGGCCGAGCCTGCGGATATTCGTGCGACCGTGGATGAACTGCTCGGTGTGACCAGCGAGTTGGTGGACGGGTTGAATCTCTTGGCCGAGGATCGTTATGCATCGCTGTATGGCCTGCATGGCCGCCTGGGCCAGCAGATTCACGGTGAATTGCGCAGTCTGGGGCAGATGTCGCTGACCCGCAAGGCCTGTTTTGCCCTTGATCAACTTGAACCCACGGCCTTGCTGCAGGCCGGGGCCAAGGCGGTGAATCTGGCCAGGCTCAAGCAGATGGGGCTGCCGGTTCCCGACGGTTTTGTCTGCACGGTACGGGCTTGTAAGAATTTTCTCCACAGCGGCCAACTGGCCGAGCAGATTCGTCCCCTGCTGCGCGATGTCGAGATCGGTCGCCTGCAGACCGAGGAGGCGGCTGAGCGAATTCGGACCTTGATTTTAGCCACCCCGCTGCCTCCGGATATCACCACTGCCCTTTTTCAGGCCTATGAGGAGTTGGCGGCCCGGGAGCGGCCCAACGGTCACCAGATCGGTCGGCCCCTGCCTGTATCGGTCCGCAGCAGTGGCGCAGCCGAGGACGGGGTGGAACACTCTTTTGCCGGTCAGTTCAGCTCGCTGTTGAACATTTGCGGCCAGGAGAGCCTGCTCGATGCCTGCCGCCGGGTGATTGCCAGTGGATTCAGCGCCCGCGCCATTGCCTACCGCATCAATGCCGGCCTGGCCCCCTTTGATTTTGATCTGGCGGTCTTGGTGCAGGTGATGGTTCCGGCCGAAACAGCCGGGGTCTTGTTTACCGTGGATCCGTCCCAACCGGAAAACGGCCGCATGCTGATCTCGGCGGTCCCTGGGCTGGGGACCACGGCTGTGGGCGGCGAGGTGCCGGCGGATATCTACCGGCCCCTGCGTTGTCTGGGCGAACACGGGGAGGAGACGTCGGCGGAGGAGTTGCTTACCCAGCATATTGCCCATAAGACCGAGCGAGAAGTGCCCGATGCGGAAGGTGGGCTACGCAAGGAGTCCGTACCGGAGGCCGAGGCCCTGGAGCCGCTGCTGGATCTGGAGCTGCTGGCCCAGTTGGTGGCGGTCGGGCGTACCATCGAGAGTATGGAGGGCATGGCCCAGGACGTGGAATGGGCTCTGGCTCGAGGAAATTTGCGCATATTGCAGGCTCGGCCCCTGCGCATAGCGGCCTCATCGGGGCAGCGTCCCCAGGTGCCGACCATGACCGAGCCGCTCTGCACCGGTTTCTGCGCCTCAAGCGGCAAGGCCGTGGGCCAGGTACATCTGATCCATTCCATCTTTGAGTTGCATCGGCTGGAATCCGAGTTGTCGCGGATTCTCGACCAGGCGCCCCTGATTCTGGCCTTGCCGCACTCCATTGTCGATGCCGCACGTTTTCTCCCCCATTGCGCCGGGATTCTCGTCGACATGGGCAATCCCACCGATCATCTGGCCTGCGTGGCGCGGGAGTGCGGCGTGCCGATGATGACCGGTGTACAAACCGCGCTGTCCGCACTTGGCGAAGAACAGTGGCTTTTGGTGGATGCGGATAACGGCCTGGTGCTTGAGGCGCCGGAGTCGGCACGGTCGCAGGCCCTGAGTCGGCATCATAAACGGCTGGAGGAAAACGCAACCAACCGGCAGACGGCAACCGGGCCTCCCGCGCCGGTGCATCTCTCCCCGGTGCGGCAGAGCCTGCGTGAGCGGATCGTCGCCCTCAACCTCACCGATGCCTACGGCCCGACCTTTTCCCTGGCCGAGTGCCGCTCCATCCATGACATCATTCGCTATACCCATGAGATGGCGGTGTTGACCATGTTCTCCGCCGGGGATCAGGTGATCGAGGATGCGGGCGGACTATTGCGGCCGATGGAGATCGGGGTGCCCTTTTCCTTCCTGGTCATCGATCTTGGCGGCGGCATTCGGAGGCGAAATCCCAAACAACGCCGTCGACGCCTGGCCCTGCGCCGCACCCTGGGCCGCGAGGATGTGCTTTCCGTCCCCCTGGCAGCGCTCTGCGACGGCATGACCACGCCGGGACTGCGTTGGTATGCGCCTTCGGATATCGATGCCCTGCCGGATGTCTTTTCCCGGACCATTCTCGACAACCGCGGGGTTCGTCCGGTGGGGGCCTTTAATTATGCCCTGACCGCCCGCGATTACCTCAACCTCAATGCCCGGGTGGAATTCCATTTTGTGATGGTCGATGCGGTCTGTGGCCGCGATTCCCATGCCAACTACATTCGTTTTCGCTTCAAGGGCGGTGGCGCAGGCCTGGAGCGAAGCCGCAGGCGGGCAATCTTTTTCCAGCACATCCTCGAACACAACGGGTTTTATACCACCGTGGTCGGTGATCTGGTCACGGCCTCGCTCACCGGCGCGGACAAAAAACGCATTCAGGAGCAACTGGTGATGATCGGCCGCCTGTTCGGCTTCAGCCGTTTTTTGGACGGGATGATGCGTACCGATGAGACCCCGCTCTATCTGGCCAAGGCCTTTCTTGGCGGGCAGTACGACAGTCTTGCCGCCCTGGAGGCCATGGAGGCCCAGGAGGCGGATCAGGCGTGA
- a CDS encoding PEP-utilizing enzyme, with protein sequence MVAGIGRWWHGLSGKQDTDTEISFWRLQALFNNFKRILLLNNAILEEMAKMERALGGEYIFDRSFLEASVSSIANRVHHVVYSLNALTANRYIPLYDRYQEVRTLLDDILSHNVHALADEAVLPLSAIGWEHEPLVGMDLVCLAELFYHPWVAPVDGFAITEEGIRALDPMQSWTIGTEGGSSRRLEEARAAVIDHLHHLVEEHPGEAMTVVVTQIDAEDEPLQEVGSFRIQVDGERREATLIRVEGQGRVDRSVERIVLADRRPTVSMVEGGEEVELLLHGLEQIVQTISQELPALHSPQMHCALFVNPQPRFVLKGAIQTRPLAGNPFSAVDGLVARVLTAENDEDFYLLRRTFPFELLQSHIPERMPGFRFAGSGLASDISAENRALAHGSGLIEPGLLKRLSETAMLLERLYGAPLEVRWQLWADGVCRITRLRPLKFDLDVELVPDEPVEAKILCQGGQTGQSGVGAGPVFHIDESTDPKSFPPGAVAVARIASPNLTPMLQRAAGLVTEFGSAAGHLATVSRELRLPSIFGLPAALELLPVGAEVTVDGGETTVYSGIIEAMLRFDSLSMDLTPQDREYRMLRRLLRFIQPLNLVNPDTQDFQAESCRTLHDIIHFCHESAVDELAHFQERRPGLGSLRTRPMLLGLPMDIRVLDIGGGIAPDAHAKPRPEQISSTPFRVFLAGLIDKRAWNTESPSLGMRDILAGMPRSMGMLAAPADSLGANLAIVGHEYLNLSLRMGYHFSVIDAYLGEDISRNYVYFRFVGGLADPERRGRRARFIGRVLAAMEFKSNIKGDLVIARLKLMEPDILRAALFALGALTAFTRQQDTNMRSEADVERLFGLFADQFLPAFCQGSCTEEDADEAL encoded by the coding sequence ATGGTCGCGGGGATCGGGCGGTGGTGGCATGGACTTTCGGGGAAACAGGATACAGACACAGAGATCAGCTTCTGGCGGCTGCAGGCACTGTTCAATAACTTCAAGCGCATTCTCCTGCTCAACAATGCCATCCTCGAGGAGATGGCCAAGATGGAGCGGGCGCTCGGCGGCGAATATATCTTTGATCGCAGCTTTCTCGAAGCTTCGGTGAGCAGCATCGCCAATCGGGTCCATCATGTGGTCTACAGCCTCAACGCACTCACCGCGAACCGCTATATTCCGCTGTACGACCGGTACCAGGAAGTTCGTACCCTGTTGGACGATATTCTCTCGCACAATGTTCATGCCCTGGCCGATGAGGCTGTGCTCCCCCTGAGCGCCATCGGCTGGGAGCATGAACCTCTGGTGGGGATGGACCTGGTCTGCCTGGCGGAACTGTTTTACCACCCCTGGGTTGCACCAGTGGATGGCTTTGCCATCACCGAGGAGGGGATTCGTGCCCTTGATCCGATGCAATCGTGGACCATCGGCACCGAAGGCGGCTCCAGCCGGCGGCTCGAGGAGGCACGGGCCGCGGTTATCGATCACCTCCATCACCTGGTCGAGGAACATCCGGGCGAGGCAATGACGGTGGTGGTTACCCAGATCGATGCCGAGGACGAACCGCTGCAGGAGGTGGGCAGTTTTCGCATCCAGGTCGATGGCGAGCGGCGCGAGGCGACCCTGATCCGGGTGGAAGGGCAGGGGCGAGTTGACCGCAGCGTGGAGCGTATTGTCCTGGCCGATCGGAGGCCGACCGTTTCCATGGTTGAAGGCGGGGAAGAGGTGGAGCTGCTGCTCCATGGCTTGGAGCAGATCGTCCAAACGATATCCCAAGAACTGCCGGCCCTGCACTCGCCGCAGATGCATTGCGCCCTCTTTGTCAATCCCCAACCGCGTTTTGTCCTCAAGGGCGCCATCCAGACCCGCCCTTTGGCCGGAAACCCTTTTTCCGCAGTGGATGGGTTGGTTGCCCGGGTGCTCACCGCGGAGAATGACGAGGATTTTTACCTGCTCAGACGCACCTTTCCCTTTGAACTGCTCCAGTCCCACATCCCCGAACGGATGCCCGGGTTCAGGTTTGCCGGTTCAGGTCTGGCCAGCGATATTTCTGCTGAAAACCGAGCGCTTGCGCATGGTTCAGGTTTGATTGAACCGGGGCTGTTGAAGCGGCTTTCAGAAACGGCCATGCTGCTCGAACGGCTCTACGGTGCCCCGCTGGAGGTGCGCTGGCAGCTATGGGCGGATGGCGTTTGCCGCATCACGCGTCTGCGGCCACTGAAATTCGATCTGGATGTCGAGCTTGTGCCCGACGAACCGGTGGAGGCGAAAATTCTCTGCCAGGGAGGCCAGACCGGCCAGTCCGGCGTGGGTGCCGGGCCGGTGTTCCACATCGACGAATCCACCGACCCCAAGAGTTTTCCGCCGGGTGCGGTGGCGGTGGCGAGAATTGCCTCGCCCAACCTCACGCCGATGCTGCAGCGTGCTGCCGGCCTGGTCACCGAATTCGGTTCCGCCGCCGGTCATCTGGCCACTGTGTCCCGTGAGCTGCGCCTGCCTTCGATCTTCGGCCTGCCCGCTGCCCTTGAACTGCTGCCGGTCGGCGCGGAGGTGACGGTGGATGGCGGTGAGACCACGGTCTACAGTGGCATCATCGAAGCAATGCTGCGCTTTGATAGTCTGAGTATGGACCTCACTCCCCAGGACCGGGAATACCGCATGCTCAGGCGTCTGCTTCGTTTTATCCAGCCACTCAACCTGGTCAACCCGGATACCCAGGATTTTCAGGCCGAGAGTTGCCGAACCCTGCATGATATCATCCACTTTTGCCATGAGAGCGCAGTGGATGAGTTGGCCCATTTCCAGGAGCGTCGCCCAGGGCTTGGTTCACTGCGGACCAGGCCCATGCTCCTGGGGTTGCCCATGGATATTCGGGTGTTGGATATTGGCGGCGGTATTGCACCCGATGCCCACGCCAAGCCTCGGCCCGAACAGATCAGCTCCACCCCCTTTCGCGTTTTTCTCGCGGGGCTGATCGACAAGCGGGCCTGGAATACCGAGTCACCCAGTCTCGGCATGCGCGATATCCTCGCCGGCATGCCGCGCAGCATGGGGATGTTGGCCGCACCTGCTGATTCGCTCGGTGCCAATCTGGCGATCGTAGGCCACGAATATCTCAACCTCAGCCTGCGCATGGGGTATCATTTCAGTGTTATCGATGCCTATTTGGGCGAGGATATCAGCCGCAACTACGTCTATTTCCGATTTGTCGGCGGTTTGGCCGATCCCGAGCGCCGAGGACGGCGGGCCCGCTTTATCGGTCGGGTGCTGGCGGCGATGGAGTTCAAGAGCAACATCAAAGGGGATCTGGTCATTGCCCGGCTCAAATTGATGGAGCCCGATATCCTTCGTGCAGCCCTCTTTGCCCTGGGAGCCTTGACCGCCTTTACCCGCCAGCAGGATACCAATATGCGCAGTGAGGCAGATGTGGAGAGGCTCTTTGGGCTGTTTGCCGACCAGTTCCTGCCGGCATTTTGTCAGGGCAGCTGCACCGAGGAGGATGCGGATGAAGCTCTTTGA
- a CDS encoding response regulator codes for MPTTSGGASPMRILILDDEPIVCKRLKPAFQKMGHTVETFTDSTQAMARLRETTFDIVVTDLKMEGADGIQILNDAKASSPETQVIVITGFATLETAKESYRKGAFDFVAKPFKLRDILDCVKRIEEQRRGLPATPVS; via the coding sequence ATGCCAACAACAAGCGGAGGGGCAAGCCCGATGCGGATTCTCATTCTGGATGACGAACCCATCGTCTGTAAACGGCTCAAGCCCGCCTTTCAGAAGATGGGCCATACGGTGGAAACTTTCACCGACAGTACGCAGGCCATGGCCCGCTTGCGGGAGACCACCTTTGACATCGTGGTCACGGATTTGAAGATGGAGGGAGCGGACGGCATTCAGATCTTAAACGATGCCAAGGCCTCCTCCCCCGAGACCCAGGTGATCGTGATCACTGGCTTTGCCACCCTGGAGACGGCCAAGGAATCCTACCGCAAGGGCGCCTTTGATTTTGTGGCCAAACCCTTCAAACTACGCGACATTCTCGATTGCGTCAAACGGATCGAAGAGCAACGCCGGGGCTTGCCGGCAACGCCCGTTTCCTAA